In a genomic window of Methylobacter sp. YRD-M1:
- a CDS encoding polysaccharide biosynthesis protein, with protein sequence MKFKFRSRTTIFIHDLAMVAVAWFGAYWLRFNLDVIPDRYWQDIKQDLPYVIAIQGIVFWFLGLYRGVWRFASMPDLIRITKAVIIGIGLLALSFFLYNRVEGVPRAVLPLYLFLLLLLLSVPRFCYRFWKESILMERSGKRALIIGAGAAGEMLARDLLGETNSGYVPVAFVDDDRHKRKREIRGIRVVGDIEQLPVFVQKLDIEAILIAIPSATDSQMRRIIETCELCEVPFQTLPSVKDLLSGRISRDSLRDVSIEDILGRDPIHLDWQLIADNLHGKSIMVTGGGGSIGSELCKQLARVKPARLIIFDQSEFNLYKIDADLRTFHPEIRLEAVLGDVTDRLSVRRTIQKLKPDVIFHAAAYKHVPLLENQVREAVHNNVIGTKTVAEEAIEAGIERFVLISTDKAVNPTNVMGATKRAAEILCQNLSSRDGTRFMTVRFGNVLDSAGSVVPLFRAQIKAGGPVTVTHPDITRYFMTIPEACQLIMQAEVAGKGGEVFVLDMGEPIKIAYLAEQMIRLSGKRIGDDIEIKYVGLRPGEKLHEELFHEHERLRSTGYEKLLLANARLYDEVLWTTHIEKLVQACQQDNETEILRVLRSLVPEYQAEAPEHQSREEIMAHNLVPVANL encoded by the coding sequence GTGAAATTTAAATTCCGCTCCCGCACGACTATTTTCATCCATGATCTGGCCATGGTGGCCGTGGCCTGGTTTGGCGCGTACTGGCTGCGTTTTAACCTGGATGTCATTCCTGATAGGTACTGGCAGGATATCAAGCAGGATTTGCCTTACGTCATTGCCATTCAGGGCATTGTCTTCTGGTTTCTAGGCTTATATCGCGGCGTTTGGCGTTTTGCTTCCATGCCGGATTTAATCCGGATCACGAAAGCGGTCATCATCGGCATAGGCCTGCTTGCCTTGAGTTTCTTTTTGTACAACCGCGTCGAAGGCGTGCCGCGCGCCGTACTGCCGCTGTATTTGTTTTTATTATTGCTGCTGTTGAGCGTGCCCCGCTTCTGCTATCGATTCTGGAAAGAGAGTATCCTGATGGAGCGCTCAGGCAAGAGGGCCTTGATTATCGGTGCCGGCGCGGCGGGAGAAATGCTGGCCAGGGATTTATTGGGTGAAACCAATTCCGGCTACGTGCCGGTCGCCTTTGTCGATGATGACCGACATAAGCGGAAAAGAGAAATTAGGGGCATTCGGGTAGTCGGCGATATCGAACAATTGCCGGTATTTGTACAGAAATTGGATATTGAGGCGATACTGATCGCCATTCCTTCCGCAACAGACAGTCAAATGCGGCGTATTATCGAGACATGCGAACTGTGCGAGGTGCCTTTTCAAACCTTGCCGTCGGTTAAGGATTTGTTGTCAGGCAGGATTTCGCGCGACAGCCTGCGCGATGTTTCGATTGAGGATATTTTAGGCCGCGACCCGATTCATCTGGATTGGCAGTTGATTGCCGACAATCTTCACGGTAAAAGCATCATGGTGACCGGCGGAGGCGGGTCGATCGGCTCGGAACTCTGCAAGCAGTTGGCCAGAGTCAAGCCGGCCAGGCTCATTATTTTCGATCAGTCGGAATTTAATTTGTACAAAATAGATGCCGACTTAAGAACGTTCCACCCTGAAATAAGGCTTGAGGCTGTTTTAGGGGATGTTACCGACAGGCTGTCGGTGCGCCGCACTATTCAGAAATTAAAGCCCGATGTTATTTTTCATGCCGCAGCTTATAAGCATGTGCCATTGCTGGAAAACCAGGTACGAGAGGCTGTGCATAATAATGTCATCGGCACCAAGACGGTTGCCGAAGAGGCGATCGAGGCCGGCATTGAGCGCTTTGTCTTGATTTCCACTGACAAGGCCGTGAATCCGACCAATGTCATGGGCGCGACCAAAAGAGCGGCTGAGATACTCTGCCAGAATCTGAGCAGCCGCGACGGCACGCGTTTCATGACCGTGCGCTTTGGCAATGTCCTGGACTCCGCCGGCAGTGTCGTGCCTTTGTTCAGGGCGCAAATCAAAGCCGGCGGGCCGGTCACGGTCACTCATCCCGATATTACGCGTTATTTCATGACGATTCCGGAAGCCTGCCAGTTGATTATGCAGGCTGAAGTTGCCGGCAAAGGCGGCGAGGTTTTTGTCCTCGATATGGGCGAGCCTATAAAGATTGCCTATCTGGCCGAGCAAATGATTCGCTTGAGCGGCAAGCGGATCGGGGATGATATCGAAATTAAATACGTAGGCTTAAGACCCGGTGAGAAATTGCACGAGGAATTATTTCATGAGCACGAGCGGCTCAGATCAACGGGTTATGAAAAATTATTATTGGCTAATGCGCGATTGTATGACGAAGTCTTGTGGACAACGCATATTGAAAAGTTGGTTCAGGCCTGTCAGCAGGATAATGAAACTGAGATTTTAAGAGTTTTGCGAAGTCTTGTGCCCGAATACCAAGCCGAAGCTCCCGAGCATCAATCCAGGGAAGAGATTATGGCGCATAATTTGGTGCCGGTGGCCAACCTATAG
- a CDS encoding class I SAM-dependent methyltransferase, with the protein MDALVSKWNRIYSQSEHESYLPAQVLAGNEFLLPEAGDALDLACGLGANAIFLAQQGLTVTALDISSVAIEKLTAYAARQGLNIEARQQKIDHYSLADLKFDVIVVSRFLDRALSDAIIDALNPGGLLFYQTYTREKAGRHGPNNPDYLLAENELLDLFSPLRVVFYRDNGLIGNKNLGLRGEAQFIGQKHIEI; encoded by the coding sequence ATGGATGCGTTAGTCAGCAAATGGAATCGTATTTATAGTCAGTCGGAGCATGAATCCTATTTGCCGGCTCAGGTCCTGGCCGGCAATGAATTTTTGCTGCCTGAAGCCGGAGATGCTCTGGATCTGGCTTGCGGATTGGGCGCCAATGCTATTTTTTTAGCACAACAGGGATTGACCGTGACGGCATTGGATATCTCTTCTGTTGCGATTGAAAAACTAACAGCATACGCGGCTCGGCAGGGGCTAAATATCGAGGCCCGCCAGCAAAAAATCGATCATTACAGCTTGGCAGATCTGAAATTTGATGTTATCGTCGTGAGCCGATTTCTTGACCGCGCTCTGAGTGATGCGATAATAGATGCACTTAATCCGGGCGGATTGCTTTTTTATCAGACTTATACGCGAGAAAAAGCCGGCCGGCACGGCCCCAATAATCCTGATTATCTGCTGGCAGAAAACGAGTTGCTGGATTTATTTTCGCCCTTGCGCGTGGTTTTTTACAGAGACAATGGCCTGATCGGCAATAAAAATCTGGGTTTAAGGGGCGAGGCTCAGTTTATCGGCCAGAAACACATAGAGATTTAG
- the typA gene encoding translational GTPase TypA, whose protein sequence is MIQKLRNIAIIAHVDHGKTTLVDKLLQQSGTFAAHAKVSERIMDSNDLEKERGITILAKNTALDWNGYHINIVDTPGHADFGGEVERVLSMVDSVLLLVDAVDGPMPQTRFVTQKAFALGLKPIVVINKIDRPGARPDWVVDQTFDLFDRLGATDEQLDFPIVYASALNGYAGLDVSVSGGDMTPLFETIVEKVSPPAVDLDGPFQMQVTTLDYNTYVGIIGIGRIQRGTIKPNMPVTIINREGVERKGRMLQVFGFHGLERVEVSEARAGDIIAFTGIEKLEISDTICHPEAVEALPPLTVDEPTVTMTFQVNNSPFAGKEGKFVTSRQIRDRLEKELQHNVALRVEDTTDPDKFKVSGRGELHLSVLIENMRREGFELGVSRPEVIMKEIDGELCEPFEMVTIEVEEIHQGSIMEKMGERKGDLLNMVPDGKGRIRLEYMIPSRGLIGFQTEFMTATSGSGLLYHVFDHYGPVKKGELGTRKRGVMVSMTQGKALAYGLFALQERGELFLVHADEVYEGMLVGIHSRANDLVVNPTKAKQLTNIRAAGTDENLILTPIQKMTLEQALEFIDEDELVEVTPKSIRLRKKYLTENERKRAAKG, encoded by the coding sequence GTGATCCAGAAATTAAGAAACATTGCCATTATTGCCCACGTAGACCACGGTAAAACGACGCTGGTTGACAAGCTGCTACAACAATCAGGAACTTTCGCCGCGCATGCCAAGGTTTCAGAGCGGATTATGGACTCTAATGATCTTGAAAAAGAGCGCGGCATCACGATTTTGGCCAAGAACACGGCGCTGGACTGGAACGGCTATCACATCAACATCGTCGATACGCCGGGCCACGCCGATTTTGGCGGCGAAGTCGAGCGCGTCTTGTCCATGGTTGATTCCGTATTATTGCTGGTTGATGCTGTTGACGGACCGATGCCGCAGACGCGATTCGTTACTCAAAAGGCTTTTGCCTTGGGGCTGAAGCCGATTGTGGTCATCAATAAGATTGACCGCCCCGGCGCGCGTCCGGATTGGGTGGTCGACCAGACATTTGATCTGTTTGATCGTTTGGGTGCAACGGATGAGCAGCTGGATTTTCCGATTGTTTATGCCTCGGCATTGAACGGCTATGCCGGTCTTGATGTATCGGTCTCAGGCGGCGATATGACGCCGCTGTTCGAGACGATTGTTGAAAAAGTCAGTCCGCCGGCTGTTGATCTGGACGGGCCTTTCCAAATGCAGGTCACGACGCTCGATTACAACACCTATGTCGGCATCATCGGCATCGGCCGTATTCAGCGCGGCACGATCAAGCCCAATATGCCCGTTACCATCATTAATCGCGAAGGCGTTGAGCGTAAAGGCCGCATGCTGCAGGTTTTCGGTTTTCACGGATTAGAGCGTGTCGAAGTGTCTGAAGCGCGTGCCGGCGACATTATTGCCTTTACCGGTATTGAAAAGCTGGAAATATCCGACACGATCTGCCATCCGGAGGCGGTAGAAGCATTGCCGCCGTTGACGGTCGATGAGCCGACTGTGACCATGACTTTTCAGGTCAACAACTCGCCTTTTGCCGGCAAAGAAGGCAAATTTGTCACTTCACGGCAGATCCGTGACCGTCTGGAAAAAGAATTGCAGCATAACGTGGCATTGAGAGTTGAAGATACCACTGATCCTGACAAGTTTAAGGTCTCCGGGCGCGGCGAATTGCATTTATCGGTCTTGATTGAAAATATGCGCCGCGAAGGCTTCGAATTGGGTGTTTCCCGGCCTGAAGTGATTATGAAAGAAATCGACGGCGAACTGTGCGAGCCTTTTGAAATGGTGACGATTGAGGTGGAGGAAATCCATCAAGGTTCCATCATGGAAAAAATGGGTGAGCGTAAAGGCGACCTGCTGAACATGGTGCCGGACGGTAAAGGCCGTATTCGACTGGAATACATGATACCGTCGCGCGGACTGATCGGTTTTCAGACCGAGTTTATGACTGCTACCTCAGGTTCAGGTTTGTTGTACCACGTGTTTGATCACTACGGTCCAGTGAAAAAAGGCGAACTGGGCACGCGCAAGCGCGGCGTGATGGTTTCCATGACACAGGGCAAGGCATTGGCTTATGGGTTGTTCGCATTGCAGGAGCGCGGCGAACTGTTCCTGGTTCATGCCGATGAAGTGTATGAAGGTATGCTGGTGGGTATCCATTCGCGCGCTAATGATCTGGTTGTTAACCCGACCAAGGCCAAGCAGTTGACGAATATTCGCGCCGCCGGTACGGATGAAAACCTGATTTTAACACCGATTCAAAAAATGACTTTAGAGCAGGCGCTGGAGTTTATTGATGAGGATGAACTGGTAGAAGTGACGCCAAAATCAATCCGCCTGCGCAAGAAGTATTTGACTGAGAATGAGCGTAAACGGGCTGCAAAAGGCTAA
- a CDS encoding rhodanese-like domain-containing protein produces the protein MIENLDPRQCWDFLQKNTHAVLVDVRTKMEHAFVGHPPGAVHIPWKEAPDWQINPQFVAEVEEAVPDRQAPVLLLCRSGQRSLDAAKALEEVGYQHLINIVDGFEGALDENKHRGNLGGWRFHGLPWEQS, from the coding sequence ATGATAGAAAATTTAGATCCCAGACAATGCTGGGATTTTCTGCAAAAGAATACTCATGCGGTATTAGTGGACGTAAGAACCAAGATGGAACATGCGTTTGTTGGTCATCCGCCAGGTGCCGTGCATATTCCTTGGAAAGAAGCGCCCGATTGGCAAATTAATCCACAATTCGTAGCCGAGGTCGAAGAGGCTGTGCCTGACAGACAGGCGCCGGTTTTACTGCTTTGCCGCAGCGGCCAGCGCTCGCTGGATGCGGCTAAAGCGCTGGAAGAGGTGGGTTATCAGCATTTAATCAATATTGTCGATGGTTTCGAAGGTGCTTTGGACGAGAACAAGCATCGCGGTAACCTGGGCGGCTGGCGCTTCCATGGGCTGCCCTGGGAGCAAAGTTAA
- the hisB gene encoding imidazoleglycerol-phosphate dehydratase HisB: MNQRTAEVERNTLETQINIKINLDGSGKASFLTGVPFLEHMLDQVARHGLIDIEIDAKGDLEIDDHHTVEDIGITLGQAFAAAIGDKKGIYRYGHAYVPLDEALSRVVIDFSGRPGLFYEVKFPKAMIGSFDVDLFREFFQGFVNHAGVTLHIDNLKGANSHHIAETIFKAMGRAIRMAIAADSRMAGMMPSTKGSL, translated from the coding sequence ATGAATCAACGCACTGCCGAAGTAGAGCGTAATACGCTTGAAACTCAAATTAATATTAAAATCAACCTGGATGGATCAGGAAAAGCCTCGTTTCTAACAGGCGTGCCTTTTCTTGAACATATGCTGGATCAGGTCGCCAGACATGGATTGATTGACATCGAAATCGATGCCAAAGGCGACTTGGAAATTGATGATCATCATACGGTGGAAGACATCGGCATTACCTTGGGCCAGGCTTTTGCTGCAGCCATCGGCGATAAAAAAGGCATTTATCGCTACGGCCATGCCTATGTGCCTCTGGATGAAGCGTTGTCCAGGGTGGTGATTGATTTCTCGGGCCGCCCGGGCCTGTTTTATGAAGTGAAATTCCCGAAAGCCATGATCGGCAGTTTTGATGTGGATTTGTTCCGCGAGTTTTTCCAAGGCTTTGTCAACCATGCCGGCGTCACGCTTCATATTGATAATTTAAAGGGCGCTAATTCTCATCATATTGCCGAAACAATCTTCAAAGCCATGGGGCGTGCAATACGCATGGCCATTGCCGCCGATTCGAGAATGGCAGGCATGATGCCTTCAACCAAAGGCAGTCTTTAG
- the hisH gene encoding imidazole glycerol phosphate synthase subunit HisH translates to MSSVAVIDYGMGNLHSIAKALQHAAPQVDVRIVSDADAILRADRVVFPGVGAIRDCMQALNQSGLSDVIKSVAATKPLLGICLGMQALLTDSEENGNTQCLNIFPGHVVHFREPLEDSDGNRLKIPHMGWNQVHFAPHPLWDGIAQDSRFYFVHSYYARPDEASVIAATANYPEPFACALARDNVFAVQFHPEKSQAAGLQLLKNFLHWNGQV, encoded by the coding sequence ATGTCTTCTGTTGCCGTTATTGATTATGGAATGGGCAATCTGCATTCGATTGCAAAAGCCCTGCAGCATGCTGCACCGCAAGTGGATGTGCGAATAGTATCCGACGCCGACGCGATTTTACGCGCTGACCGGGTGGTTTTTCCCGGCGTCGGCGCCATACGCGATTGTATGCAGGCGTTGAACCAGTCGGGCTTGTCCGATGTGATAAAAAGCGTCGCTGCAACTAAGCCGCTGCTGGGCATTTGCCTAGGCATGCAGGCTTTATTGACTGATAGCGAGGAAAACGGCAATACGCAGTGCCTGAATATTTTTCCGGGCCATGTCGTGCATTTTCGTGAACCATTGGAAGACAGCGATGGCAATCGCTTGAAAATTCCTCATATGGGCTGGAATCAGGTTCATTTTGCGCCCCATCCGCTATGGGACGGTATCGCGCAGGACAGTCGGTTCTATTTTGTGCACAGTTATTACGCGCGTCCCGATGAGGCTTCCGTCATCGCAGCGACTGCAAATTATCCCGAACCATTTGCCTGCGCCTTGGCAAGGGATAACGTTTTTGCCGTACAATTTCACCCCGAAAAAAGTCAGGCAGCCGGTTTGCAACTGCTGAAAAACTTTTTGCATTGGAATGGCCAGGTTTAA
- a CDS encoding MraY family glycosyltransferase — protein MVIILLSIGVLSLSWLSVYFIKAYALKNLLDIPNQRSSHQRPTPRGGGLGIVVAFTAASLMLFLGGSLDLTGFLALTAALLVAGIGFWDDHRHIPARWRFLVHMAAAVIALGLVQGFPLLVMGDWRIELGVLGYALGMAYLVWLLNLFNFMDGIDGIAASEAVFISGALAGFLGFIDNELALIAVALCFASLGFLLWNWPRAKIFMGDVGSGFLGFVLGLLTLMAGHQEPVYVYIGLILFAVFITDATVTLVRRYISGQKWYEAHCSHAYQHAAKRYGHLKVILAVWGINLCWLLPVASVVFRYPDYALPGLIIAYLPLIHVTVKFEAGNA, from the coding sequence ATGGTTATTATATTACTGTCAATTGGCGTATTGTCGCTGTCGTGGCTGAGCGTTTATTTCATCAAAGCTTACGCGTTGAAGAATCTTCTGGATATTCCGAACCAGCGCAGTTCTCACCAGAGGCCTACTCCCAGAGGCGGCGGTTTAGGCATCGTTGTGGCCTTTACCGCAGCTTCCTTGATGCTGTTTCTTGGCGGCAGTCTCGATCTGACTGGTTTTCTGGCTTTAACGGCGGCTCTGTTGGTGGCCGGCATCGGCTTCTGGGATGATCATAGGCACATACCGGCCCGTTGGCGCTTCCTGGTCCATATGGCCGCGGCGGTAATAGCGCTTGGTTTGGTACAGGGATTTCCGCTATTAGTCATGGGCGACTGGCGCATTGAACTGGGTGTTCTCGGTTATGCGTTGGGCATGGCTTATCTGGTCTGGCTGCTTAATCTGTTTAATTTCATGGATGGCATTGACGGGATTGCCGCTTCTGAAGCCGTATTTATATCAGGGGCTCTGGCCGGCTTTCTGGGCTTTATCGATAATGAGCTTGCGCTTATTGCGGTTGCGTTGTGTTTCGCTTCATTGGGTTTCTTGTTGTGGAACTGGCCGCGAGCGAAAATTTTCATGGGCGATGTCGGCAGCGGTTTTCTGGGGTTTGTATTGGGGCTGTTGACGTTAATGGCCGGCCATCAGGAACCCGTTTATGTTTATATCGGGCTGATTCTGTTCGCGGTGTTTATAACGGATGCCACCGTCACCCTGGTGCGCCGTTATATCAGTGGGCAGAAATGGTATGAGGCGCATTGTTCTCATGCCTATCAGCATGCTGCAAAACGCTATGGCCATTTGAAAGTGATTCTGGCTGTATGGGGCATTAATTTATGCTGGCTGCTGCCGGTTGCATCAGTCGTATTCAGATATCCGGACTATGCATTGCCAGGATTAATAATAGCCTATTTGCCGCTGATTCATGTTACTGTTAAGTTTGAAGCAGGCAACGCATGA
- a CDS encoding LysR family transcriptional regulator — MDKLTSMNVFVRVAKAGSFAGGARDLGISRAMATKHIMQLESNLGTRLFNRTTRSLSLTEVGAQYLERCQQVLGDVEEMEAAVTHLQTEPRGVLKISAPPVIGATHISRALAEFLKIHPELNVDMILQGSPGDLIDEGIDLAIHLGDLEDTSMVARKLASSSLVVCGSPEYLEQYGIPQTPEDLTRHSCLVNWAIPPRDKWEFKDEGGYKTIHVSGRMQANAAHPIRIAAINGLGLVMLPTYIVGSDLEKGKLKLVLENYVLPPLDIHAVYPHRKYLSAKVRSFMDFLQEWLEHRVSMPGTE; from the coding sequence GTGGATAAATTAACCAGCATGAATGTCTTTGTTCGCGTGGCAAAGGCAGGAAGTTTCGCTGGCGGTGCGCGTGATCTGGGGATTTCACGGGCGATGGCAACCAAACACATCATGCAGCTGGAGAGTAACCTGGGCACGCGCTTATTCAACCGGACTACGCGCAGTCTGAGCCTGACTGAGGTGGGGGCTCAATATCTGGAACGCTGCCAGCAGGTGCTCGGTGATGTTGAGGAGATGGAAGCGGCTGTAACGCATCTACAGACTGAGCCGCGGGGCGTCTTAAAAATCAGTGCGCCGCCAGTGATCGGCGCAACGCATATTTCCCGCGCCTTGGCCGAGTTTCTTAAAATACATCCGGAATTAAACGTCGACATGATTTTGCAAGGCAGTCCGGGGGATTTGATTGATGAAGGGATTGATCTTGCTATCCATCTTGGCGACCTGGAGGATACCAGCATGGTGGCCCGGAAGCTGGCCAGTTCGTCTTTAGTGGTTTGCGGTTCGCCCGAATACTTGGAACAGTACGGCATCCCGCAGACGCCGGAAGATTTGACTCGTCATAGTTGTTTGGTCAACTGGGCAATCCCGCCAAGAGATAAATGGGAATTTAAAGACGAAGGCGGCTATAAGACCATACATGTATCCGGGCGGATGCAAGCCAATGCCGCGCATCCGATTCGTATCGCTGCCATTAATGGACTGGGTTTGGTTATGCTGCCCACTTATATCGTAGGGAGTGATTTAGAAAAAGGTAAGCTTAAGCTGGTGCTGGAGAATTACGTATTGCCGCCGTTGGATATCCATGCAGTCTATCCTCATAGAAAATATTTGTCTGCTAAGGTCAGAAGTTTTATGGATTTTCTGCAGGAATGGCTGGAGCACAGAGTCAGTATGCCTGGAACGGAATAA
- a CDS encoding glycosyltransferase family 4 protein — MHNLNKPPVFVYVINVDWYFELHWLQRALATLNSGAEVHLVMGMTDPRLIDSFSQYGFTCHQWNIDRKSLNPLFNLQGLIELYRLLKSISPDVIHAITIKPNIYVGLIFYLLKVPYLLSITGTGIIFSGKSLSTKLIKPIIRLLYKASKRKDVNRRIVFENSEDRAYFINTGLCDSHEAVTILGAGVNPDVYEPVAERETDAPVILFAARLLWDKGLGDLVEAAKRLRSQGLNFVIQVAGIIDNSTVNAIDEQTLKAWSREGVIQWLGTEKNMPNLLAQANIVVLPTFYGEGVPRILIEAASCERAIVATDMPGCREIVKHGSNGLLVPARNVEALAQALAQLIQNPEIRKRMGKQGRKIVERDFSEQQVISETLSLYKELLS, encoded by the coding sequence TTGCATAATCTCAATAAACCCCCCGTCTTCGTCTATGTTATTAACGTAGACTGGTATTTTGAGCTGCATTGGCTTCAGCGCGCGCTTGCGACTTTAAACTCCGGGGCTGAGGTGCATCTGGTGATGGGCATGACGGATCCCCGGCTGATCGACAGCTTCAGCCAATACGGATTTACTTGCCATCAATGGAATATTGATCGCAAATCTTTGAATCCTTTATTTAATTTACAAGGGTTAATCGAGCTTTACCGGCTGCTTAAATCCATTTCTCCTGACGTCATTCATGCCATTACCATCAAGCCCAATATTTATGTTGGCTTGATTTTTTATCTGTTAAAAGTCCCTTATCTGTTAAGTATTACCGGAACCGGCATTATTTTTTCGGGCAAATCCCTGTCGACAAAATTGATAAAGCCTATTATCAGGCTGCTTTATAAAGCGTCAAAAAGAAAGGACGTCAATCGCAGGATAGTGTTTGAAAACAGTGAGGACAGGGCCTATTTCATCAATACCGGGCTATGCGACAGTCACGAAGCGGTCACCATCCTCGGAGCCGGTGTGAATCCGGATGTTTATGAGCCGGTCGCGGAACGTGAAACCGACGCGCCCGTTATTTTGTTCGCAGCCCGGTTATTATGGGATAAAGGACTGGGCGATTTGGTTGAGGCGGCAAAACGCCTGCGCAGTCAGGGCTTGAATTTTGTAATACAGGTTGCCGGCATCATTGATAATTCAACGGTCAACGCCATTGACGAACAGACTTTGAAAGCCTGGAGCCGGGAAGGCGTCATACAGTGGTTGGGGACTGAGAAAAATATGCCCAATCTGCTGGCACAAGCCAATATTGTGGTACTGCCAACTTTTTACGGTGAAGGCGTACCGCGCATTTTGATTGAAGCTGCTTCCTGCGAAAGAGCGATTGTGGCGACTGATATGCCCGGATGCCGCGAGATAGTAAAACACGGCTCTAACGGATTGCTGGTGCCGGCCCGCAACGTAGAAGCGCTGGCACAGGCCCTTGCTCAGTTGATCCAGAATCCGGAGATCAGAAAAAGAATGGGAAAACAAGGCCGAAAAATTGTCGAGCGCGACTTTTCCGAGCAGCAAGTGATTTCTGAAACACTGTCTTTATATAAAGAATTATTGTCATGA
- a CDS encoding UDP-glucose 4-epimerase family protein — translation MNKVLVTGANGFIGKILLAELFAAGFDVKGAVRSSASLAGQSAAVAVGDINAGTSWQDALQDVDVVVHLAARVHVMKETVLDSLQAFREVNVAGTENLARQAAAHGVKRFIYLSSIKVNGDQTDRAFSADDNVIPRDSYGLSKWEAEQVLRKVSAETSLEIVIIRPPLAYGPGVKGNFLRLLKLVNSGCPLPLGKVNNKRSMVSVDNLCDLIKTCIDHPGADGQVFLVSDGHDLSTLDLIRMMAVHMRRSARLFSLPLGWLYGLGKIVGKKPEIDRLCDSLQVDIQQTCNRLQWMPPYSVDEEVRKTVAWFMAQKQ, via the coding sequence ATGAACAAAGTGTTAGTTACGGGTGCCAATGGCTTCATAGGCAAGATTCTGTTGGCAGAGCTTTTTGCCGCCGGCTTCGATGTGAAAGGCGCAGTTCGCTCATCCGCATCCCTTGCCGGTCAGTCAGCTGCCGTTGCGGTCGGCGATATCAATGCCGGAACATCATGGCAGGACGCTCTGCAGGACGTTGATGTCGTGGTGCATCTGGCCGCGCGCGTGCATGTCATGAAAGAAACGGTGCTCGATTCACTACAGGCTTTTCGCGAAGTCAATGTGGCAGGGACCGAAAATCTCGCCCGGCAGGCTGCGGCGCATGGCGTCAAGCGCTTCATTTATTTGAGTTCGATTAAAGTAAATGGCGATCAGACGGACAGGGCATTTTCTGCCGATGATAATGTGATTCCTCGAGACTCTTACGGGTTGTCCAAATGGGAAGCCGAGCAGGTATTAAGAAAAGTCAGTGCAGAGACTAGTTTGGAAATCGTCATTATCCGTCCGCCTTTGGCCTATGGGCCCGGTGTTAAAGGCAATTTTTTGCGTTTATTGAAGCTGGTCAATTCAGGATGTCCCTTGCCGCTGGGCAAGGTCAACAACAAGCGCAGCATGGTCAGCGTCGACAATCTGTGCGATTTGATAAAGACTTGCATAGATCATCCCGGTGCTGATGGCCAGGTTTTTCTGGTCTCCGACGGTCATGATCTGTCTACGCTTGATCTGATCAGGATGATGGCGGTTCATATGCGGCGGTCGGCACGATTGTTCTCGCTGCCGCTGGGCTGGTTATACGGCTTAGGCAAGATAGTCGGTAAAAAGCCGGAGATAGATCGGCTTTGTGATTCATTGCAAGTTGATATTCAGCAAACCTGTAACAGATTGCAATGGATGCCGCCGTATTCAGTGGATGAGGAGGTAAGAAAAACGGTGGCCTGGTTTATGGCGCAAAAGCAATAA